From one Alphaproteobacteria bacterium genomic stretch:
- a CDS encoding CoA transferase — MPGPLDGITILDLTTVGFGPYGVQLLADYGADVIKVEAPPDGDITRGIKPYRNAGMGHFYLNANRNKRSVVLDLKHPKGREALLRLVENADALISSVRPAAMERLGLGYDDCAVVNPKLVYVALVGFGQDGPYARRPAYDDIIQGLSGMADMQGGRSGVPKFINASICDKIGSQFCAHATIAALFARERTGEGQLVEVPMLESLVGFNMVEHNAGRTFEPPLGTAGYERTMVEYRRPYATTDGYVCVLPYNTKQWQAFFRAMGRPELMDDPRVTDPALRSEKIGELYALVSDCVSSWGTEALLATLDAADIPCGRATRLDDLAEDPHLAAVGLFQEFEHPSEGKIRLVGPGVKFSKTPPGIRTLPCALGEHSAEVLRAAGYSEDEIAGMAGEGVTVARAG; from the coding sequence ATGCCCGGACCGCTCGACGGCATCACCATCCTCGACCTGACCACGGTCGGGTTCGGTCCCTATGGCGTGCAGCTGCTCGCCGACTATGGCGCCGACGTGATCAAGGTGGAGGCGCCGCCGGACGGCGACATCACCCGCGGGATCAAGCCCTACCGCAACGCCGGCATGGGCCATTTCTACCTGAACGCCAACCGCAACAAACGCTCCGTCGTCCTCGATCTCAAGCACCCCAAGGGCCGCGAGGCCCTGCTGCGCCTCGTCGAGAATGCGGACGCGCTCATCAGTTCCGTGCGCCCGGCGGCGATGGAGCGGCTCGGCCTCGGCTATGACGACTGCGCGGTGGTGAACCCGAAACTGGTCTATGTCGCCCTGGTCGGCTTCGGCCAGGACGGCCCCTATGCCCGGCGTCCGGCCTATGACGACATCATCCAGGGCCTGTCCGGCATGGCGGACATGCAGGGCGGTCGCTCCGGAGTTCCCAAGTTCATCAACGCCTCGATCTGCGACAAGATCGGCTCGCAATTCTGCGCCCACGCCACCATCGCCGCCCTGTTCGCCCGCGAACGCACCGGCGAGGGCCAGCTGGTCGAGGTGCCCATGCTGGAAAGCCTGGTCGGCTTCAACATGGTCGAGCACAATGCCGGCCGCACCTTCGAGCCGCCGCTGGGCACCGCCGGCTATGAACGCACCATGGTCGAATACCGCCGCCCCTATGCGACGACCGACGGCTATGTCTGCGTGCTGCCCTACAACACCAAGCAGTGGCAGGCGTTTTTCCGCGCCATGGGCCGGCCCGAACTGATGGACGACCCGCGCGTCACCGATCCGGCGCTGCGCAGCGAGAAGATCGGCGAGTTGTACGCCCTGGTTTCCGACTGCGTCTCCTCCTGGGGCACCGAGGCCCTGCTGGCCACCCTCGACGCCGCCGACATCCCCTGCGGCCGGGCCACGCGCCTGGACGATCTGGCCGAGGACCCGCATCTGGCCGCCGTCGGCCTGTTCCAGGAATTCGAGCACCCGAGCGAGGGCAAGATCCGCCTGGTCGGCCCCGGCGTGAAATTCTCGAAAACCCCGCCCGGTATCCGCACCCTGCCGTGCGCTCTCGGCGAGCACAGCGCCGAAGTGTT
- a CDS encoding FecR domain-containing protein has protein sequence MVPLLAEAQSGDCRAVEVIATEGQVEARGSDGVSFAVDQGQWLCPATLVRTGSDGKVVVRYADKNTTLRLNHDAEIVLQPAASEDDASLVSGILHFISSVRTRFSVQTRFLTAGIDGTEALVHVVPDQGTVVAVREGVVTARQGDTAVPVPGHRVAFGAPAGAVRLVGAEDAGSLPPVFRAYVLNFDGQVDWAIYYPPALLLSVPASNPAAALAAEGRIDAALEALHCGAADEAPEGAALCLLGAVKHNRMTEVERRLADPRPDDGAWQLAASYGYQLRGQLRAAETAARAGLALRPDDGFAKARLAEVLLLRGAVRQALDVLPPAGADCGPQALVEAMTGFALLADRHGRAALARFDCAVKRDGGLPLARLGRGLALIRLGRVPEGRAELENAASLDPRRGSLRTALGRAYFDEGLPKKAVAQFDLARAENPDDPEADLLTALERFAANDPIAALHAISAASAKSSARAPIRDRRGLDEDASVNGTALGRAYDVLGFDQLSRRTASQAVEQDPSNPGAHRFLAESYLGQPGLEVARTSEALQADLFSGPSKAPIQSELGEVQLGLLDSIGPSRVTFREFGPLYDGNGVRFDASGLAGTQQRYGGEASVSGLHDGISIAAGQFYLTDDGFHTNNDQEEKITALQVRVAPSAALSVFGEFRYRESDTGDLTEDLLTGTSDLRVHQDDRRARLGVKISPTADLDVVALVTYRDRSLNQSQPSASKTLSDLDEHGGQFQVRGDWRPLDGLTLIAGGETGRTEADSAGSIEVRLTPFPPPFPPIIRRAALFDYQDETKQATGYAYAYWSPMAWLDVTAGLAYSHYDQEIEGGAALERDTIAPKLGVEVRPVPDVTLRAAVFQAVKHRLLFDQTLEPTTVAGFNQLFQDPNGTRSTTYGIGADWKARPWLWVGGEASWRDIDRPVLTFVGSTPNGFRSEDWKESNLRGYVGATFGPRFSATLGGQFQRLNRDTNLSGNERLDTILVPASVRWFHPSGVFAAAEAIYYNQDLRLRASGGGVSTADSQGVVVNLAAGLRLPNQRGALSLEVRNLLDRNVRYEEPTYRTGDVGNRQLARGLAVTARATLSF, from the coding sequence TTGGTACCGTTGCTTGCCGAAGCCCAGTCCGGCGATTGCCGTGCGGTCGAGGTGATTGCAACCGAAGGTCAGGTGGAAGCCCGGGGAAGCGACGGCGTCAGCTTCGCCGTGGATCAGGGCCAGTGGCTCTGTCCGGCCACGCTGGTCCGCACCGGCAGCGACGGCAAGGTGGTCGTCCGCTACGCCGACAAGAACACGACGCTGCGCCTGAACCACGATGCCGAAATCGTCTTGCAGCCCGCCGCGTCGGAGGACGATGCCAGCCTCGTCAGCGGCATTCTCCATTTTATCAGTTCGGTCCGCACCCGCTTCTCGGTACAGACCCGCTTCCTGACGGCCGGCATCGACGGGACCGAGGCCCTTGTTCACGTCGTTCCCGATCAGGGCACGGTCGTCGCCGTGCGCGAGGGCGTCGTCACCGCCCGGCAGGGCGACACCGCAGTGCCGGTGCCCGGCCACCGCGTCGCCTTTGGCGCCCCCGCCGGCGCGGTTCGCCTCGTCGGGGCGGAAGACGCCGGCAGCCTGCCGCCGGTCTTCCGGGCCTATGTCCTGAATTTCGACGGGCAGGTGGACTGGGCGATCTATTACCCGCCGGCGCTGCTGTTGAGCGTCCCCGCCTCCAACCCCGCCGCCGCCCTGGCGGCCGAGGGTCGGATCGACGCCGCCCTTGAGGCGCTGCATTGCGGTGCGGCCGACGAGGCGCCGGAAGGGGCGGCTCTCTGCCTGCTGGGCGCGGTCAAGCACAACCGCATGACGGAGGTCGAGCGCCGCCTTGCGGACCCGCGCCCCGACGATGGCGCCTGGCAACTGGCCGCCTCCTATGGCTATCAGCTGCGCGGCCAGCTCCGCGCGGCGGAGACGGCCGCGCGCGCCGGTCTGGCGCTGCGCCCGGACGACGGGTTTGCCAAGGCGCGGCTCGCCGAAGTGTTGTTGCTGCGGGGCGCCGTCCGGCAGGCGCTGGACGTGCTGCCACCTGCCGGCGCCGACTGCGGACCGCAGGCGCTGGTGGAGGCCATGACAGGCTTCGCCCTTCTGGCGGATCGGCATGGCCGCGCGGCGCTCGCCCGGTTCGATTGTGCCGTGAAACGGGACGGCGGTCTGCCGCTCGCGCGGCTCGGTCGCGGTCTCGCGCTGATCCGGTTGGGTCGCGTTCCGGAAGGCCGCGCCGAACTGGAGAATGCCGCGTCGCTGGACCCCCGCCGCGGCTCGTTGCGCACGGCGCTGGGCCGCGCCTATTTCGACGAGGGCCTGCCGAAAAAGGCCGTGGCCCAGTTCGACCTCGCCCGGGCCGAGAACCCGGACGATCCCGAAGCCGACCTGCTGACCGCCCTGGAACGCTTTGCGGCCAACGATCCCATTGCCGCCCTGCATGCGATCAGCGCCGCCAGCGCCAAAAGCAGCGCGCGCGCGCCGATCCGCGACCGTCGCGGCCTCGACGAGGATGCTTCGGTGAACGGCACCGCGCTCGGCCGTGCCTACGATGTCCTGGGCTTCGACCAGTTGTCCCGCCGCACCGCCTCGCAGGCGGTGGAGCAGGACCCGAGCAACCCCGGCGCCCACCGTTTCCTGGCCGAGTCCTATCTGGGCCAGCCCGGCCTGGAGGTCGCGCGCACCTCCGAGGCGTTGCAGGCCGACCTGTTCTCCGGCCCTTCGAAGGCACCGATCCAGTCGGAACTGGGGGAGGTGCAGTTGGGCCTGCTCGACAGCATCGGGCCTTCTCGCGTGACCTTCCGCGAATTCGGGCCGCTCTACGACGGCAACGGCGTCCGCTTCGATGCCTCCGGCCTGGCCGGCACGCAACAGCGCTATGGCGGCGAAGCGTCGGTGTCGGGCCTGCATGACGGTATCTCCATCGCCGCCGGGCAGTTCTACCTGACCGATGACGGCTTCCACACCAACAACGACCAGGAAGAGAAGATCACCGCCCTGCAGGTGCGTGTCGCGCCCAGCGCGGCCCTGTCGGTGTTCGGCGAGTTCCGCTATCGCGAGTCCGATACCGGCGACCTGACCGAGGATTTGCTCACCGGCACCAGCGACCTGAGGGTTCATCAGGACGACCGGCGGGCGCGTCTGGGCGTGAAGATCAGCCCGACGGCCGACCTGGACGTGGTCGCGCTCGTGACCTACCGCGACCGCAGCCTCAACCAGTCCCAGCCGAGTGCCAGCAAGACGCTGTCGGACCTGGACGAGCATGGGGGCCAGTTCCAGGTGCGCGGCGACTGGCGACCGCTCGATGGTCTGACCCTGATTGCCGGCGGCGAAACCGGGAGGACGGAAGCGGATTCCGCCGGGTCCATCGAGGTTCGGCTGACGCCGTTCCCGCCGCCGTTCCCGCCCATCATCCGGCGCGCCGCGTTGTTCGACTATCAAGACGAGACCAAGCAGGCGACCGGTTACGCCTACGCCTACTGGTCGCCCATGGCCTGGCTCGATGTGACGGCGGGGTTGGCCTACAGCCACTACGATCAGGAAATCGAAGGCGGGGCGGCTCTGGAACGCGATACCATTGCGCCGAAACTGGGCGTGGAAGTGCGGCCGGTGCCGGACGTGACGCTCAGGGCGGCCGTGTTTCAGGCGGTCAAGCATCGCCTTCTGTTCGATCAAACGCTGGAGCCGACCACGGTCGCGGGCTTCAACCAACTGTTTCAGGACCCGAACGGCACCCGTTCCACCACCTACGGCATCGGTGCCGACTGGAAGGCCCGGCCCTGGCTCTGGGTCGGCGGCGAGGCCAGTTGGCGGGATATCGACCGCCCGGTGCTGACCTTCGTCGGCAGCACGCCGAATGGCTTCCGGTCCGAGGATTGGAAGGAGAGCAATCTTCGGGGCTATGTCGGCGCCACGTTCGGCCCCCGCTTTTCGGCAACCCTGGGCGGCCAGTTCCAGCGGCTCAACCGGGACACGAATCTTTCGGGGAACGAGCGACTCGACACCATCCTGGTGCCGGCCTCGGTGCGCTGGTTCCACCCTTCCGGGGTCTTCGCCGCCGCGGAGGCGATTTACTACAATCAGGACCTGCGCCTGCGCGCATCCGGCGGCGGTGTCTCCACCGCGGATAGCCAGGGCGTGGTGGTCAATCTGGCCGCCGGCCTACGCCTGCCGAACCAGCGCGGTGCCCTCAGCCTGGAGGTGCGGAACCTGCTGGATCGCAATGTCCGTTATGAAGAACCGACCTACCGGACCGGCGATGTCGGCAACCGCCAGCTTGCCCGCGGCCTCGCGGTGACCGCGCGAGCGACGTTAAGCTTTTGA
- a CDS encoding CHASE2 domain-containing protein: MATRLRRFPLSPLALVLLLAVAGLIALAMRLAEPDYGLPWLYAFRGQKSAPPEALVVGLDKAGVDWLAFSADRLETEAPGLAACLPASVRRELARASNVEDLPRGLLGCLFQALGALDPTTVVIDIHFYGTTDAVNDSLLEQGLRHLHRPILLEKVQAASLGGAAVRERPAARFRAVSQPGFFVVEWRDGDTFRYVASQPDFPGLRSFPSLAAEAEGVPLLLPGTAEPHFRLLNFYGPSGTVETVSFLDILTGHYTRSLAGRVVFVGASHPKGIARRDDFETAWSSSGGGDLAGVELAATGFLNLLHGEALYRLPGAGDWAAAMAVGLAMLALAVAITGFWGAVAALLVAAVYVVAAGAAFASDALWLPIAAVLYAFAPLSLLAAIGLGYRQTSAVLYRLLPRRIAVALVHDHSRTRSDALVTDATVMVVDLVSSTALAEGMSETEYNQKMTQFFNLLNRSVEAHGGMVLKYTGDGIMAVFEARRRSANHAEQALDSAVAIARALDSAAQTGPALHVRMGINSGRIAVGEIGADTRSSIDAMGDAVNVAARLEQMAKQDSDANRTVILVADATIRLTDQWLERSIPVGKRTIRGRQGEVWVFQLEWRPASPS, translated from the coding sequence ATGGCAACGCGGCTTCGCCGGTTTCCGCTTTCGCCACTGGCCCTGGTGCTGCTGCTGGCGGTGGCCGGGCTGATTGCCCTGGCGATGCGCCTGGCCGAACCCGACTATGGCCTGCCCTGGCTTTACGCCTTTCGCGGCCAGAAATCGGCGCCGCCGGAGGCGTTGGTGGTCGGTCTCGACAAGGCGGGCGTCGACTGGCTCGCCTTCAGCGCCGACCGGCTGGAGACGGAAGCGCCCGGCCTCGCGGCCTGCCTGCCGGCGTCGGTCCGCCGCGAGCTTGCGCGCGCCAGCAATGTGGAGGACCTGCCCCGCGGTCTGCTCGGCTGTCTGTTCCAGGCCCTCGGCGCACTCGACCCGACCACGGTGGTGATCGACATTCATTTCTACGGTACCACCGACGCGGTCAATGACAGCTTGCTGGAGCAAGGCTTGCGCCACTTGCACCGGCCGATCCTGTTGGAAAAGGTGCAGGCCGCCTCGCTCGGCGGCGCCGCGGTGCGGGAGCGGCCGGCGGCCCGGTTCCGTGCCGTCAGCCAGCCGGGTTTCTTCGTCGTCGAGTGGCGCGACGGCGATACTTTCCGCTACGTCGCCTCGCAGCCGGACTTCCCGGGCCTCCGCAGCTTTCCGAGCCTGGCAGCGGAGGCCGAAGGCGTTCCGCTTCTGTTGCCTGGCACGGCCGAGCCGCATTTCCGCCTGCTCAACTTTTACGGCCCGTCGGGAACGGTCGAGACCGTCAGCTTTCTCGACATTCTGACGGGGCATTACACCCGGTCTCTGGCCGGGCGGGTGGTCTTTGTCGGCGCTTCGCATCCAAAGGGCATCGCCCGGCGGGACGATTTCGAAACCGCCTGGTCATCGTCCGGCGGCGGCGATCTGGCGGGCGTCGAGTTGGCCGCCACCGGCTTCCTGAACCTGTTGCACGGAGAGGCGCTGTATCGCCTGCCCGGCGCCGGCGATTGGGCGGCGGCCATGGCGGTGGGGCTGGCGATGCTGGCGCTCGCCGTGGCGATCACCGGGTTTTGGGGCGCGGTGGCCGCTCTGCTGGTCGCCGCGGTGTATGTGGTTGCCGCCGGCGCCGCCTTCGCCTCGGACGCCCTCTGGTTGCCGATTGCCGCCGTGCTCTATGCCTTCGCCCCGTTGTCGCTGCTGGCCGCCATCGGCCTTGGCTACCGCCAGACCTCGGCGGTGCTCTACCGTTTGTTGCCCCGCCGAATCGCCGTGGCCCTGGTGCATGACCACAGCCGAACGCGGTCGGATGCGCTGGTCACCGACGCCACGGTCATGGTGGTCGACCTGGTGAGTTCGACCGCGCTCGCCGAAGGCATGAGCGAGACCGAGTACAACCAGAAAATGACTCAATTCTTCAACCTTCTGAACCGCTCGGTTGAAGCCCATGGCGGCATGGTCCTGAAATACACCGGCGACGGGATCATGGCGGTGTTCGAGGCCCGGCGCCGGTCGGCCAATCATGCCGAACAGGCGCTGGATTCCGCGGTTGCAATCGCACGGGCGCTGGATTCCGCCGCGCAGACCGGGCCGGCGCTTCACGTTCGCATGGGGATCAATTCCGGTCGCATTGCGGTTGGCGAGATCGGCGCCGACACGCGCAGTTCCATCGATGCGATGGGCGATGCGGTGAACGTCGCGGCGCGCCTGGAGCAAATGGCCAAACAGGACTCGGACGCGAACCGAACCGTTATTTTGGTTGCAGATGCCACGATAAGATTGACAGACCAGTGGTTGGAAAGGTCAATCCCAGTGGGGAAACGTACGATACGGGGCCGTCAGGGCGAGGTCTGGGTGTTCCAGCTCGAATGGCGTCCTGCTTCGCCATCCTAG
- a CDS encoding NAD(P)-binding domain-containing protein, whose translation MLSPSPLKLGLIGGNIAASKAPLLHELAGCQNGISVTYDRLVPQEMGLDFTAVFARVQAEGYRGVNITYPYKEDAAKRAEIADPLVQRIGAINTAIFADGTAVQGHNTDYSGFQAAYRAARGESAPGVVAVIGAGGVGRAIAFGLMNLGARELRLYDRDGSRAAAVASALRAADAGMAVRVSPSAAAAADGADGLVNCTPVGMVGYPGTPLPAPAMAGAIWAFDAVYTPRDTRFLTDAAAAGLQAISGYELFFWQGVHAWAIFSGLTVEPETLRRDLAEAA comes from the coding sequence ATGCTTTCCCCCTCCCCGCTGAAACTCGGCCTGATCGGCGGCAATATCGCAGCCTCGAAGGCTCCGCTGCTGCACGAACTCGCCGGGTGCCAGAACGGCATTTCCGTCACCTATGACCGGCTGGTGCCGCAGGAAATGGGACTGGACTTCACGGCGGTGTTCGCGCGGGTGCAGGCGGAGGGCTATCGCGGCGTCAACATCACCTACCCCTATAAGGAAGACGCGGCCAAGCGTGCCGAGATCGCTGACCCGCTGGTGCAACGGATCGGCGCGATCAACACGGCCATTTTTGCGGACGGCACGGCGGTGCAGGGCCACAACACCGACTATTCCGGTTTCCAGGCCGCCTATCGGGCCGCTCGCGGTGAGAGCGCGCCCGGTGTCGTGGCGGTGATCGGCGCGGGCGGGGTCGGACGCGCCATCGCCTTTGGCCTGATGAATCTGGGCGCGCGGGAGTTGCGCCTCTACGACCGCGACGGCAGCCGCGCGGCGGCGGTGGCGAGCGCACTTCGCGCCGCGGACGCCGGCATGGCGGTGCGGGTGTCTCCCAGCGCCGCCGCCGCCGCTGACGGCGCGGACGGGCTGGTGAACTGCACGCCGGTCGGCATGGTCGGCTATCCGGGCACGCCGCTGCCGGCCCCGGCCATGGCGGGCGCGATATGGGCCTTCGACGCGGTCTACACGCCCCGCGACACCCGGTTCCTGACCGATGCGGCGGCGGCCGGGCTCCAGGCGATCAGCGGCTATGAGCTGTTTTTCTGGCAGGGCGTGCACGCCTGGGCGATTTTCTCCGGCCTGACGGTGGAGCCGGAGACGCTGCGCCGGGACCTGGCCGAGGCGGCATAG
- a CDS encoding alpha/beta hydrolase, with protein sequence MTDPTTSITAAGRRLELRWAGPPPEQAPTLVLLHEGLGSAGLWRDFPDKLAHATGFGVCAYSRAGYGGSDPEPLPWPITYMEDHASHALGPVLDAIGFRRGLLVGHSDGASIAALYAGTVSDPRVRGAVLMAPHFFIEDLCILAIREAKRAYESGDLRPRLERHHGANVDNAFYGWNASWLNPDFHHWDITDALHHIRVPLLVLQGLADPYGTRAQADTAAELCPAPVTCRLLAGIGHTPWREAESETLAAIATFAARLL encoded by the coding sequence ATGACCGATCCCACCACCAGCATCACCGCCGCCGGCCGCCGCCTCGAACTCCGCTGGGCCGGGCCACCGCCGGAGCAGGCGCCGACCCTCGTCCTGCTGCACGAGGGGCTCGGCTCCGCCGGCCTCTGGCGCGACTTCCCGGACAAGCTGGCGCACGCCACCGGCTTCGGCGTCTGCGCCTATTCCCGCGCCGGCTATGGCGGCTCCGATCCGGAGCCGCTGCCCTGGCCCATCACCTATATGGAAGACCATGCGAGCCATGCCCTGGGCCCCGTCCTCGACGCTATCGGCTTCCGCCGCGGGCTCTTGGTCGGCCATTCCGACGGTGCCAGCATCGCCGCCCTCTATGCCGGCACGGTGAGCGATCCGCGCGTGCGGGGCGCCGTCCTGATGGCGCCGCACTTCTTCATCGAGGATCTCTGCATCCTGGCGATCCGAGAGGCGAAACGGGCCTATGAGTCCGGCGACCTGCGTCCCCGTCTGGAACGTCATCACGGCGCCAATGTCGACAACGCCTTCTATGGCTGGAACGCGTCCTGGTTGAACCCGGATTTCCATCACTGGGACATCACCGACGCGCTGCATCACATTCGCGTGCCACTGCTGGTGTTGCAGGGCCTTGCCGATCCCTATGGCACCCGCGCCCAGGCGGACACGGCCGCGGAGCTCTGCCCCGCTCCCGTCACCTGCCGCCTGCTGGCGGGCATCGGGCATACCCCCTGGCGCGAGGCGGAATCCGAGACCCTGGCCGCGATCGCGACCTTCGCCGCGCGTTTGCTCTGA
- the ssb gene encoding single-stranded DNA-binding protein → MSGSVNKVILVGNLGRDPEVRYMQSGDKVVNLAVATSERWSDRQSGERREKTEWHRVVIFDQNIADVAEKYLRKGSKVYLEGQLQTRKWTGQDGQEKYTTEVVLQRFRGTLTMLSGRGEESGGFGGPSGGGYEDDGGFGAGPAGGQSYGGGGGGQQRRGGGGGGGSAPANDPMDLDDDIPF, encoded by the coding sequence ATGTCCGGAAGCGTCAACAAAGTCATCCTGGTAGGCAATTTGGGCCGCGATCCGGAGGTTCGTTACATGCAATCGGGCGACAAGGTGGTCAACCTGGCGGTGGCCACGTCCGAGCGCTGGAGCGACCGCCAGTCCGGCGAACGCCGCGAAAAGACCGAGTGGCACCGCGTCGTCATTTTCGACCAGAACATCGCCGACGTGGCGGAGAAATACCTGCGCAAGGGCAGCAAGGTCTATTTGGAGGGCCAACTCCAGACCCGCAAGTGGACGGGACAGGATGGCCAGGAGAAGTATACGACCGAGGTGGTGCTGCAACGCTTCCGCGGCACCCTCACCATGCTGAGCGGCCGCGGCGAAGAATCCGGCGGCTTTGGCGGCCCGTCCGGCGGCGGCTATGAGGACGACGGCGGCTTCGGCGCCGGCCCCGCCGGCGGCCAGAGCTATGGCGGCGGTGGCGGTGGCCAGCAGCGCCGCGGCGGCGGTGGGGGCGGCGGCAGCGCCCCGGCCAACGACCCGATGGACCTGGACGACGACATTCCGTTCTGA